Within the Echinicola sp. 20G genome, the region AGTCAGCCCATGGACAAGCTCTCCACTTTCCGGAAAAAACTGGAAATCCAAAGCCTCTTCATCCAAGGCTATCGTTTTGGAGTACTGAGCCCCGTTTTCGGTTTCCATATTCAATGTTGCTAATGTGCTATTTGCTGGAATCAAATAATTAATTACATATAGACCTTCTTTGTTTTTTTTCAGAGTGAGAGAATCTTTTTTGCCATCCAGATTGAGGGAGATACTTAGTTTCTTTTGATGAAGGCTGTCTATCTGTAAAGGGTTAAAGTTAGCACTAAGCCAAAACTGACCAGGTGATTTTTCTAAAAGAGAAACTTGACTGATTGGGGAGGCTGTATCTTCTTTGGAAGAAGGAAACACATCGGTATAGGCTTTGAAAATATAATCCGTACCAAAATTGCTGTCCCACTGCGTGTAAGCCCTGATTAAATAGCGGCCGGGTAGATAGTTACGGTTTAGGTCAAAGAAACCTTCCCCGATGCCATTTTGGAGTTTGATTAACTTTTCATCCTTTACTTGGAGGTCGCTGCCTATTATTTCTGCGTGAAGGACTCCACTGAGCAGGGTAGGTCGGTTGCTGGCGGCATTAGCTACGATTGCCTTAAACCATATTGTTTGGTCATGCGTGTAGATTTTACTGTCAAGCTGGAGGTAAACTTTTTCAGCCAAAGCATTGGTGGATTCAATGATGGGGCTTTGTGCCTGGACGTTGTTTGCCAAAAGGCTAAGGACCAAAAATAGAAGTAACTTGTTGCCTTTGCGTCTTTGGAAGCAAGGCCAATAAAAATTGTTCATTCAGGAAGATTTTTAAAAACACAAGTTAATAAAAATCAAACTTCCAGACTCTAGAATTAAAAAAGCTGAATTTTAAGCATAAAAAAAGCCATGAAACAAAATCCCATAGCTTTAGTCAATTAACAATAAACCCAAAATAACCTGCTGTAGGGGAAGGACTCGAACCTCCACGGGGTAGTTAGGCAAAACACGAGCTCCATGTTTGCTTTTTCCATTGACCCCCACCCCCGAGACAGGAGGGCTTGTCTGCCAATTTCAACACCCTACAGTGTGTATAAACAATCTTCTAAATTCCTTATCAACGCTTGTGCGAATTAAAGGAAAAGACCTTTTGTCTTTGTTTATGATTCAAAGTTAAATAACTTATTTTATTATTCAAATAAATTCAACAAAAATATTAAAAGTTTGCGTTATTTTTAATATTTATAGTTTTTTATTATAAATTATATAATTAGTGCTTGTTTGAAAACCTTTGGGAATTGTCAAATCGTTAATGAAGGTTTTATGTGAAATGAGTAGAAAGTAAAAAAGCTATGAAACAATATTTCATAGCTTTAGTCAATTAACAATAAACCCAAAATAACCTGCTGCAGGGAAAGGATTCGAACCTTTCATAGGTAAAAAGTGAACTTATCTCATTCTTTACACTTCCAGAATACTTTTCAGCATCCTACAGTTTTGTTTGAAATCTCATTTGATTTCCTTATTGATATAAAACTAATACAATGATTTTAAAATTCAAATTTTCTAATAAAAATATTTAAAAATTATTTATTGGTTAATAATTTGTCTTTGTATTTATTGATTCAATAATTATAAACTAAAAGTTGAAAATAAGGTTTCTATTCCAATTAGATTGTATGAAATAAAAAAGGGGACTTCGAGCCCCCCTTTGATTATATTAACCCAGCCCTCTTTAACAGGGCTTCTGGTTTGGGTTCTCTACCCCTAAACCTTTTGTATAAAATGGAAGGGTGGACTTTCCCTCCTGAAGAGAGTACATGATCTTTAAAAGCTTTGGCAGTAACTGGGTCAAAAATCCCGTTTTCCAAGAACATTTCGAAAGCATCCGCATCCAACACTTCCGCCCATTTGTAACTATAATACCCAGCAGCATAACCTCCTTGGAAAATATGGGAGAAAGAAGTGGACATTAACGTGCCTTCTACAGCGGGGAGCAATTCAGTAGGTCTCATGGCTGCTTTTTCAAAATCAAATAGAGATTGAACTTCAGCAGGATTAGTACTGTAGTAAGCCATGTCCAGTAAACCAAAACTTACCTGTCTTAAGGTTTGATAGCCTTGGTGGAAATTAGCAGCCTTCTTGATTCTTTCAATTAGTTCTTCAGGGATCTTTTCTCCTGTTTGATAATGTTTAGCAAATAAATCCAAGCACTCTTTCTCATAGCACCAGTTCTCGAAAATTTGAGAAGGGAGCTCTACAAAATCCCAATAGACACTTGTGCCGGAAAGCGATTCATAGGTTCCATTAGCTAGCATCCCATGCAATGCGTGGCCAAACTCATGGAATAGTGTGGTCACTTCATTAAAGGTAAGTAGGGAAGGAGTGCTTACGGTAGGTTTGGTGAAATTACAAACAATAGATATATGAGGTCGGTGATCAACATTGCCTTCTTTGAATTGTCCTTGATAGACGGTCATCCACGCACCGTTTCTTTTTCCAGCCCTTGGGAAAAAATCAGCATAGAATACAGCAACATGTTTTCCAGAGGTATCTTTTACTTCATAGGCAGTCACTTCAGGATGATAGACAGGGATATCTTCGTTTTTGATAAACTGCAATCCATACAGTTTTCCAGCTGTAAGGAATACGCCTTGAATGGTGTTTTCAAGCTCAAAGTAAGGCTTGGTTAGCTCATCATCTACTTCAAATTTGGCTTTTTTTAGTTTTTCGGAGTAATAACCAAAGTCCCATTTTTGAAGCGTCTCAGGGCCATCAATACTTTGGGCAAACTTGGTCAGTTCTTCCAGCTCTTCTTGGGCTTTTGGCTTGGCTTTTTCCAAAAGGTCTTTTAGAAAAGAACTTACCTCTGGAGCACTTTTGGCCATTCTTTCTTCAAGGACAAAGTCAGCATAACTTTTATAGCCCAAAAGATTAGCTCTCTGATTCTTTAAAACCAAAATTTCTTTGATGATTTCCTGGTTGTCCAGTTCATCACCTTTACATGATTTGGTGTTATAAGCCTTAAATATTTCTTCACGGAGTTCTCGGTTATCGGCATAGGTCATAAAAGGCACATAGCTAGGAAATGCCAAAGTGAAAATCCATTTGCCTTCTTTTCCTTTTTCAATTGCAGTTTGAGCTGCAGCTTCTTTGATGGAGTCAGGAAGCCCGGCCAGTTTTGCCTCATCTTCTACAACCAATTCATATTTATTGGTTTCAGCCAACACATTTTCTCCAAAGGCCAACCCTTTTTGGGAAAGCTCTTTATCAATCTCACGGAGCTTGGCTTTATCCTCTTCAGAAAGGTTGGCACCGTTTCTTACAAAGGATTTATATGTTTTGTCCAACAATGTCTCTTGCTCTTCGTTCAGATCAAGGCTTCCTTTTTGTTGATAAACAGTGTCTACCAAGTCAAAAAGCTCCTTATCCAGCAATATGTCGTTGCCATGAGCAGTAAGCAAAGGAGAGATTTCCCTTGCCAGTTTTTGGATTTCATCATTGGTTTCAGCAGCATTTAAATTGAAGAATATGCTGGAGATGATGCCTAGTTTTTTGCCTGAATTATCCAATGCTTCTATAACTGAGGAAAAATTGGGGGAGGTGGTGGCCTTAATACTCTCTATTTCAGACTTGGCCTCTTGGATGGCCTCCTGGACAGCAGGTAAAAAGTGTTCGTTCTTAATTTTATCAAATGGAGCCGTTTCGAATGGCGTATTAAATTTTTCCAATAATGGATTCATATTAAAGTATTCTTGTTTTGAGTTCAATGCATGTACGAAAATAGGTCGGTAAAGTTAATGGTTTTTGTCCCAAATCCTCATTCCCAATTTACCAGCCTGGCGTCTTTAAGGGCTCCCAAGAAACAAAATCGAAGTTGAAACTGAAAGCCCTAAAATAAAAAGGAGGTTTGAATTATCTTATAGGGTGTGGGAATACTGCCATGCTTTCTACAAAATCATCTCCTACAGATTGGACTGCAAAGAAGTAGTTGTCTTTGGAATAAGGTAATGTTAGACTAGTGTTTTGAGTGAAAAACTTCTTTTCCCATATAGGGGAAGTGGTTTCCCGCATCAAGACATAATAGCCCTTCACATTTCCAGCAGCAGGAGCGTTCCATTTAAGGGTGGAAGAGTTGGAGAGTTGGCTTACATCGATTCCTACCTCTTGGGGAACAGAAGGGGCTGAAGCAAGGCTGGCTAGTACAGCTAGATTGACTCCTGTGTTTTTTCGGAGGTATTCATAATCTATGTGTTCGGGAAGGTCACCGTATTGAATGCCATTCTCTGTTCTTAAGTCTTGATGCTGTTGGTTATAATTTTCATTGAATTCACACATTCTGACAGCTGTAAAACCTTCTCTAGAAAAAGGGGTATGGTCTCCTCCCCTTAGAAATCTGTCGTTCCTGTATACCAGTTTTACTTCAAGTTGGTCAACATACCTTTCTCCAATTTCTTTGATGTACCGCGCCAATTGGCGGGATTTGCTATCGTTTTCTCCATTGGTATACCTTCGTAGTCGCTCCATTTCTTCTGTTTCCAAAAGTGGTACTCCTTCACTAAAAACCCTAACGCGCGTGTTGTCTTTGATTGAGGTGCCGCTGGAAGCACTGTTTCCTATCATGTCATTGTTGATCATGGCGGCCAAGTTCCAGCCTTCAGCCTTTGCCTTTTGGGCCATATAGGTGGCGCCTTTAAGTCCTTGTTCCTCACCGGACACTGCAACAAAAATAATAGTGGCTGAATAGGGCCTTTTGCTCATGATCCTGGCCATTTCTATCAATGCGGCAACTCCAGACCCGTCATCATTGGCTCCTGGAGCATCGCTTTCGGCGTTCATGACATCACTGACCCTGCTGTCGAGATGCCCACTTACAACAAAGATTCTGTCATCGTTTGGGTTGGTTCCTTTCAATGTTGCCATGACATTGCCCATTCGGACATCTTCCGGGATTCTTCTACCATCTTTCTCTATTGTGTAATAGTCGATTTTAGCACTTAAACGACCGTCGGATCCAGCTTCAAAGGATTTGAATTGAGAAAGAACGTATTGTCGAGCAGCTTCAATTCCCCTATCTTCTTGGTCCTTGCTAAGGGAGTGCCTGGTCCCAAAGCTTACCAATCCATTGATATATTCCTCAAGACGATCTGGAGAGATTTCTTGAACCATTGCAGCAATCTCGCTGTTTCGATGAATAGTTTGGGTTTGTGAAAAAGCCAATATAGGAGTTAAGAATACGATGATTAGTAAAATTTTCTTCATGGAGTCAAACTTATGGTTTTGATAGTTTTAAATTTATATCATCTTAAGAGAAATAAAAAAAGTATTACATGAACGACGAACTGATTCCAGAAAAGGGAGA harbors:
- a CDS encoding M3 family metallopeptidase; its protein translation is MNPLLEKFNTPFETAPFDKIKNEHFLPAVQEAIQEAKSEIESIKATTSPNFSSVIEALDNSGKKLGIISSIFFNLNAAETNDEIQKLAREISPLLTAHGNDILLDKELFDLVDTVYQQKGSLDLNEEQETLLDKTYKSFVRNGANLSEEDKAKLREIDKELSQKGLAFGENVLAETNKYELVVEDEAKLAGLPDSIKEAAAQTAIEKGKEGKWIFTLAFPSYVPFMTYADNRELREEIFKAYNTKSCKGDELDNQEIIKEILVLKNQRANLLGYKSYADFVLEERMAKSAPEVSSFLKDLLEKAKPKAQEELEELTKFAQSIDGPETLQKWDFGYYSEKLKKAKFEVDDELTKPYFELENTIQGVFLTAGKLYGLQFIKNEDIPVYHPEVTAYEVKDTSGKHVAVFYADFFPRAGKRNGAWMTVYQGQFKEGNVDHRPHISIVCNFTKPTVSTPSLLTFNEVTTLFHEFGHALHGMLANGTYESLSGTSVYWDFVELPSQIFENWCYEKECLDLFAKHYQTGEKIPEELIERIKKAANFHQGYQTLRQVSFGLLDMAYYSTNPAEVQSLFDFEKAAMRPTELLPAVEGTLMSTSFSHIFQGGYAAGYYSYKWAEVLDADAFEMFLENGIFDPVTAKAFKDHVLSSGGKVHPSILYKRFRGREPKPEALLKRAGLI
- a CDS encoding M20/M25/M40 family metallo-hydrolase, translating into MKKILLIIVFLTPILAFSQTQTIHRNSEIAAMVQEISPDRLEEYINGLVSFGTRHSLSKDQEDRGIEAARQYVLSQFKSFEAGSDGRLSAKIDYYTIEKDGRRIPEDVRMGNVMATLKGTNPNDDRIFVVSGHLDSRVSDVMNAESDAPGANDDGSGVAALIEMARIMSKRPYSATIIFVAVSGEEQGLKGATYMAQKAKAEGWNLAAMINNDMIGNSASSGTSIKDNTRVRVFSEGVPLLETEEMERLRRYTNGENDSKSRQLARYIKEIGERYVDQLEVKLVYRNDRFLRGGDHTPFSREGFTAVRMCEFNENYNQQHQDLRTENGIQYGDLPEHIDYEYLRKNTGVNLAVLASLASAPSVPQEVGIDVSQLSNSSTLKWNAPAAGNVKGYYVLMRETTSPIWEKKFFTQNTSLTLPYSKDNYFFAVQSVGDDFVESMAVFPHPIR